TTCTAACCTCACAAGAATCCACATTTTCAAAGTGTTTTGCAGTAATCATTGCTGGTGTGTGAAAGTAGAAGCAATCCTTGCGTGTTTTTCTTGGTGGGAATTGTGAAAATGGAATGAACAATGTTCCTTTTGGTGCTTTCGATTGTTCATCTTCACTCAATCCATCCCCTACTAGCCATATCTGCAATAAACAATGCTTtaataaaaaacattttttttccgGTATGTATAGGAGGTTTGtgttataaaacatgatttttccacCTCATTCTCACCGAACCGCCCCTCACTGCCATAACGTACGACGGGAAACAGGACCTCACTGAAATGCTGGGAAACTTCCTAATTTTTTCGTGTGAAAACTctactattttttcttttctcactaATTCAATCAAAATATCCGTGGGAATAACCACTAAATATTTTCAGTGGGAAAATAGGGATTTTATAGTAGTGTTGTTTTTTAATGAATAATCAAGATTAACaatcttttcatttctttttggCGTTTATACCTTTGAAGCATAAGTTTTTGAGGGAACCAAATTAGTTGCAGCTTCAGGAGTAAGACTTGCTTTGAGCTTCTTGTACTCTTCTTCTCGCAATGTGACGACCTATCACAATCATAATAAATGAGAGAATGGGACACCAATGTGAGGAAATTAATTCAGTGTATAGTGTCAACAGTTTAAAGAGACCTTTACTCCTCCTTGGCATAACGCAAGGGCAATGGCATTAGCAACTTTCGACAAATGTCCTCCAAGGACCACTTGGGTGGTTCCTTTGGGAATTGAGTTTAGGACCACAGCAACAGCTAGGCTACTTCCATCTACTACCTTCACTTTTATTTGAGGATGCCTTCTTATGTAAAGCTCACCATTATTATTCAGTTGCTCGTCCTGCAAAagtttcatgtacatatatacaagcataagattaaattttcaaaatgtacaAAATAAGCATTACTTTataagtaggcatttggccatgaaaatcaaatatttttttcactttatttggaattttgaagttggagttggagatGAAATTGTGTTTAGTTATAGTTTttacaaagaatatttgattgtttataaagtgaaaaaaaattaccGGAAAAAAGTGTGaatttctcatggccaaatgggTCCAAATTAATCTTAGATATATATGTTACTTTACTTGCctgatttaagagtccaaggCTCAAAACTTTTATGCCTTTTTGGTCTGCTTCCATGATAGCTTCTTCAATCAAGTTATTAATCGTCTCTCTTTGCCATTGCATGAAGTACTGGAATGAAATCAACAGTTAGgctaataaaaaattaaatagtaCTAGTAAACATAATGAAAATGTCAATAATTATTAGTATAAGTACTTACCTGTACGCGATATTTGGGGATTGCCCAAGTTTGCAAATTGAGATTCTTGAACACATTTCTCTCAACAGTAAATGTGTGACCATAAATCCAAGTAACCATCATAGACCACAATGTGACAGGCCACATTAACCAGAAATACCACTTAGAAGTGTAGGGTTCTGAGGCAAAAGAAGCAAACCCTAGCCTGAGATGGTAAATGGATTCTGGGGTTGTTAGATGTGTTAAATGCACCACATCTGGCGATTTGCCTTGCCTTTCAAGTGATTTTTCATATAATGTGTCTGAAGATTTGTCCAATGTATCGTAGATATAATCATACATTGGCATGAAAAGTGAGTAATTCGTCCTAAATTGAGTGTGATGGAGTGAATGGTACCTGTGTAATCAAAATAACTGCAGTTAGCTGAATTCATTGAGGAAAATCAAATTCTTCAGAAATTTGAGAACTTCTATGACGCACAATTCTTcatgaagatataaaaacttttttaactttcaattttcttttttcctcgAGTAATTGTTACTAGTTTAAAATTCTatactttttatgtattttatacTTCCGAGCCTAATAATATTGTTTGGACAAACCCGTAAGGGCTGTATCTGGCTTGATACCCATCCATATATTCAATGCTTTAGCTTGACCCAAGGAACATAAATAAGTACATATCTAATAGTTAAGTTTTTAGAGAAAGTGatcaaatataatttaataGATATGGCAGTTCTAAATAAGATAAAGATTTTGGTGGTAACATTAAATTGTACTTCATTAGTTATCAACCATCTATCTCATTTTTTATTAGCCTTGCCTAATTCTTTTCATTGCTATCTCTGCATTATGTGAAAATTAAATACTTTTGGGCTCCTtaaaattccttttaaaattcaCCTCTTATACAACAGAGCTATATAATACGACATCTTAAAGTATTAGATGGTCCGAGATGTACTCCTATCTTTTAAGATTTGATCATAAAGAAAAACTAGTAACGCACAAGCACATTATTGGTCAAAACTTATCACATAACATTAAGACACGTCTAACTTTTTGTTGATACAATACCTAATTAACCATATGATCGATCTTCCTAACTTTCTACATACAAGCATTTGTAGCTACGTGCATGCATAATATTGATGAATAAAGGACAGTATATTGGTGCACCAAATGAAGATAAATGATATGACCAATAAAGGTAGAGGAATAAGAGACTTACGAGGGTGTATACATCAAGTATTTGAGAGGAGGGAAGATGGAGAACATCCACTTGGGAATGATCTCAAAGTTGCAATGTCCCAAGttattcataaaatcaatataAGTGATATATCCACCAAATGAAACTATTGAAGCAGTCCCCGTTAGCACAGTTGTGAGCTGTGGTATGGCAAACAACAAGAAGTATGCTATGTGCTCTGCAAATGGATGAATCACAGCtgccaaaaacaaaaacaaaaaaacagaaATTTACTTTTGAATGCAAATAATAAATACCACATGGTTTgcatttttcttattcttttgaGAGGCTAACATTATAATTGCAACCGTCCATATGTTAGGAAATATGACTTATTAGTCCATGTATTATCAATGTTAAGAACTTCCACTTTGGAGAAAAGTATAAGTACTTCTTAACTTGTCTCGTATTTACAGTTACACAACTATATTTTGAGCTTGTTCAATTATCAcctgaattttctttaaatggaATAAATACCCCTTAAAACTCCCCATCGAAAAAGTTCATAGGGTATTTAAAAACTACAACTTTTCTAACCACCTATATATTGATAGATCAGGCCAATTTAAATAGTCACAAAGAGCCAAGTAATATACAGTGACATATTCTAATTATAAAAAtgtggagattttttttttttttgtgtgattaaatgcaagaaaacatttttgagatattaacttcatttttttgcgcagaTTGCCCTTCTCTTGGGGTGGTCTTAAATTTTTGTCcgttaaattggtggtctttaattttacccTTCTGCCTAATACTCTGCCAGCGGCTCGAACCCCAActcaggaaaaagaaaaaaatgaatttcgcaaggcagaattttgcctgaaggtaaactctgccttgcgattctTTTTTAATGTTTGATTGAGCGGGAGTTAATCGAAATGAAATTTTTAGcgattaagaaaaaattaaaatggcCATTTGAAGGgggaaattaaagaccaccccagcgaagggcaatcctgcaactTACCTATTAACTTCAGCCTACCTGTGTTGCTTTCAGgttcttcttcaaaaataaaTCGAGTAGGTGCATTTTTGGGCCCTTCATAACGTGCAGCCCTCTGTAAGTGGGACATAATTTTAATGCGCGAATACTTTTTTAGGTGAAACAAATTCCTCTACAAAGGTAGACTGCCAAAATTAATAGCTATTAAAATGGACTGTCGTTTTCCTAATTGATATGCAgttgaaaaatgaaaacatttaagagcccgtttggattggcttataagttgcgcataaaattttatttttttttgagtgtttaggTTGTACGTAAAgttatttgtcttaaaataaagcCCAAAAATTAATTGAGTTTGTTTGGCTTAACTTATCTAGCGGTTATAAATGTtcgaaaacaacttataagtttaaaaaaataagttggactacatcaacttattttttgacttataagccgTTTAAATTTTAAGTCGCTTTTTTAAGCTCATCCAAACATGCTCTTAAGACATGTTGTTGCATATCGTGGGATGCCAGCTGCGTGTAAAGTTGAAACTTGGAAGAGAACAGGCTAGCAGGCATGTCTTGATGAACCCACACataaatagttaattaatacTCTCGCAGTTCCATATTAATTGTTCACTTTACTAAAAATATTCGTCTTAAAATATTTGTCtatttagaaaatcaagatagaattaattaattttttcctattttgaccTTGACATTAATTGTTTTTGAAAATAACTAACATTGATTAGAGTGCAATTAATGGAGCGAGATAAGATTAATATAGTAAAAgtacacttttatttatgactTTTTAAAGGGTGTGTAAAGGGTAAAGtgaacaagtaatatgagacggagggagtaatgtGTTGATAAATTCACATataaatagttaattaattatGTCCGAACGTCTTGTGAGGGTCTGTCCTACTAGGTCTAATTATTACTTTTTCCGTCCCAAAAATATAGTCTTAGTTTGAATtggcacgaaatttaagaaataaagaagacttttgaaatgtgttaaTTAAAGCAAAATGTTTTGATATCGTAATGATGACGATCGAAagaaatcatctcataaagttaaattgtttttaaatataaaaatgtgccaatctttttgggacaaactaataaggaaagtaagacaatctttttgggacggagggagtacttttgttttaatttatatgatgGTGTTTACTGgacatgaaattttaaaaattaaagaagacgCAACCAAATATATACGAAGTATGAAAAGTATGCTTTTAAATGCACAGTATTGAGTGTTCCAtatcttttcattttaaatgaGCGGCGAGTAGGGTCCTAACAAGTCATATTGTTGAAATGagtcattctttttttaatatactAAAGCAAAAAGCGTGTCACATGAGATGGTACATAAGGAGTACTATTATTAACTCTAGGAGGTTCTAATATGTGTTATGAATCTCTTTTGAATTATTGGGTTCTAagttaataatttatacatgttAAATCGATTATTTTAAGATAAATATATAGTTTGGATCAAAACTACTAGATTCTCCCGAACTTGTGTCATCTACTCTACCTCCACCTCTAATCTGCTAACAAAAAGACTTCTTTCCTTTCATTTTATGTAATGGTATTTGATTAGCTCGAAGTTTAAGAGA
This portion of the Lycium ferocissimum isolate CSIRO_LF1 chromosome 1, AGI_CSIRO_Lferr_CH_V1, whole genome shotgun sequence genome encodes:
- the LOC132055473 gene encoding very-long-chain aldehyde decarbonylase CER1-like, encoding MATKPGILTEWPWTWLGNFKYVVLAPFVAHSIHSFFMSEDESKRDFAYLVIFPFLLVRMLHNQIWISLSRYRTAKGDNRIVDKSIEFDQVDRERNWDDQIILNGLLFYYGYMKLEQSHHLPFWRTDGIIMTALLHIGPVEFLYYWLHRALHHHFLYSRYHSHHHSSIVTEPITSVIHPFAEHIAYFLLFAIPQLTTVLTGTASIVSFGGYITYIDFMNNLGHCNFEIIPKWMFSIFPPLKYLMYTPSYHSLHHTQFRTNYSLFMPMYDYIYDTLDKSSDTLYEKSLERQGKSPDVVHLTHLTTPESIYHLRLGFASFASEPYTSKWYFWLMWPVTLWSMMVTWIYGHTFTVERNVFKNLNLQTWAIPKYRVQYFMQWQRETINNLIEEAIMEADQKGIKVLSLGLLNQDEQLNNNGELYIRRHPQIKVKVVDGSSLAVAVVLNSIPKGTTQVVLGGHLSKVANAIALALCQGGVKVVTLREEEYKKLKASLTPEAATNLVPSKTYASKIWLVGDGLSEDEQSKAPKGTLFIPFSQFPPRKTRKDCFYFHTPAMITAKHFENVDSCENWLPRRVMSAWRIAGILHALEDWHEHECGNMMFDIEKVWKASLDHGFQPITMASASESKA